One region of Chanodichthys erythropterus isolate Z2021 chromosome 17, ASM2448905v1, whole genome shotgun sequence genomic DNA includes:
- the LOC137004820 gene encoding ladderlectin-like, whose amino-acid sequence MAMLTSLMLLFLIYSMGNAEVDLVMKCPAGWSNFGLRCFKYFPQSVNWITAERNCQSLGANLASEHNKLEHDFLLGLLPSSSTQAWIGAHDGEQDGQWLWSDGTVNDYINWCSGEPNNFGGPENCVEINWSSNRCWNDARCSTQMGYICVTDV is encoded by the exons ATGGCAATGCTAACAAGTCTAATGCTTCTTTTCCTTATTTACTCCATGGGGAATGCAGAAG TTGATTTAGTCATGAAATGCCCCGCTGGATGGTCAAATTTTGGACTCCGGTGCTTCAAGTACTTCCCTCAGTCGGTTAACTGGATCACAGCAGAG AGAAACTGCCAAAGTCTTGGTGCGAATCTCGCATCTGAGCATAATAAACTGGAACATGATTTTCTGCTGGGTCTGTTGCCTTCTTCTTCCACACAAGCTTGGATTGGTGCTCATGATGGAGAACAA GATGGACAGTGGTTGTGGAGTGATGGAACTGTGAATGACTACATCAACTGGTGCTCTGGAGAACCTAACAATTTTGGTGGTCCAGAGAACTGTGTGGAGATCAACTGGAGCT CGAACCGCTGCTGGAACGATGCACGCTGTTCAACCCAAATGGGCTATATTTGTGTTACAGACGTGTGA